Below is a window of Manis javanica isolate MJ-LG chromosome 2, MJ_LKY, whole genome shotgun sequence DNA.
caaGTAAGAGAGTTTTGGAGCTTTCATCGTttgtatatttaaagaaaacagattatTTAGGGAGGTATTCTTAGCCTATCCAAAAGGATCTGCTTGATCTCCACCCTGTGATATTCTTATAGATAAGAAGAttcaaaagaacaaactaaaatcAACCCTTGGCTATAACTGTTCTTCACATATGTAAATGTTAGTTTACAtaactcttgattttttttttccacattcgTTATTTTAGGTAATTGGGGGGAAAGCCAAACAAGAATCATCAGATAAACTGGAGACTCCTAGCCTTGTGCCTTTTGGTATTGGAAGTACCCAAACTAATGAACCATCTCTTCCCGGTGAAGATACAGCCTTAGAGCCACTTGATAGCACAAGAGTGACTTCTTACAATGGTGTCCCACAAGTCACATTCACCAAGACTCATGATGGGATCAGCAGTCAGCCAGTGATTTGTCAGAGTCTGTGTACAGCACCCTTGAAAGCAAAGTTGGTGTTTTCCAAGCAACAATGCAAACAAAACCAGGTGCTTCACAAGGCCTAATCCAGCATAGCGGCCTCATAAACAACAGAGTCCCAGCCTTCCCTCGAAGGAAAGGATGATACAGGGTATGTAATGATTAATCTGGATCCAGTTACCCTGACTTTTGGGAAAAATACCTATGTCCCAATACCGACAGAGTTGATGAAGCAAGTAGCCCCTGCTATGAGTCTTTGACATCCTGGATCCACTTTTGAAAAGGCAAGACCCTTAGGGACATGCCGTCTCTAGCGATGTCAGGACAGAAAGACCCTAAGTGCCTTTGTTCCTCCTCAGTGAGCAGAGTGGCCCCTGCTGAGGAATTGTGTTCCTTACAGAAGGAGACTCCTGATCCAGGCTCATCATCGCCATCTGGTAATTCAGTGGTGAATGAGGCACTGTCATTAGGCAAAAGTTCTAAGTTATTCATCACCCCTAGAAGAAGTGAAACTTTCTCAGGAATTTTCCCTTCAGACTCAGAGTCTCTTCAGCGTATCTCCAGAAGGGGTTACAGAGCCATCACCAATTGAAGAGGTAGTCTCATcagcctctgtgtccttggaAAAAAACTACGCACTTACTCGCATTCCTCCAATAAGTGCTACACCCCATGGTGCTTCAGAACTCAAGGATGAGGTTGGCCTCAGCAGTGAAAAGAGGAATTTTGAATCATGCAGTTCATTTAGCAAACAAACCAGCCTGTGTTTGAACACAGAGGAGGTCAGCTTTATAGCTGTCAGAGGAAGATTCGGACATCAATCTAACTCTCACAATATCACCACTGACAAGTCCCAGGGAAGAAATGCCAGCAGGTGAAATAGAGCAACATCAGGAGGCCCCACTTTTAAACTTAGAACTTCAGGAAAtgactgaagaaataattgagtcAGAAGAGGTGACTTTAAGAGCAAACAGAGAAGGGAATTCCACTAGTTATACATCAGTGCATCCTACAGTGTCAGAGAAAGCAgtagaaaatgagagagaaagtggTAACTTACAAACTGTTACTCTAGTACTTTCTAAAGACACTTCTGCCCTTCAGATTACAGAGGAAGTTAATGTTACCTCAGATTTTCCCTTTGGCTCCTTAATTGAAGAAGTGCCACCAGCTTCTAGTCCTGACCCCCAGGTACCAGTTGAAGTACGCCAAGTACCATCTCAGGCTGTGTCTCCATTTTGCTTAAAACTTCCTGATACACAGTATTAGAATTGGGACAAATTCTCCCAGATAGAGGCAGGAGATTTGGCCATAACAGAAGAAGATAATTCTTTTGTGAGTCCTCCCCACCCGGGGGGGGGGCCAaggtcacttaccttggattcagCAAATGCAACTTTGTGCTGAAATGCCTCTCATACTGAATCGTCATCATGGAAGGGAAGATAGATGCTCAACCCCTCCTAGTAAGGTAACTGAGGACATTATCCCCAGTGAGTGTGACGAGGGCTTCTTCCCCTCAGACAAGGCACCATGCTGTGATAGAGAGTTCGACCAGCCTGCCTTGGCAGCCAGTTCCACACATGAGTTCAGGCCTTCTCTAGAGAAATGGGTAACATCAGGAAATCCACTGCAGTCAGTGTAGAAAATAGAAACTTGGTCTTAAATCATCTTGTCTTGGCGACCAGTGAGCCTCCATCGAGTCCTAGAAAGATTATTGAAAATAAGTCTGTGGCTGACACATTTAGTTCCACAACTGTCCCAGATGATATAGAGAATGTGTCCTTCGAACAGGAGACTAGCCCTAAAAGTATTAAGAAAAGACTCCTTTGCAGTGATTTGAAAACAAATGAAGGCAGTTACATGCAAACTCAGTCCTTGAGCTTTGACTCTGTTGATGGAGCAGATGTTCTACAGGCACACTTGTGTTCAGAGACCCCCAGACTTGATTGGTCCTCAGGTAGCACTCCGTTAGCCCATTTTACAAGACCCATAAACATAGAGCTAGGGTTCCAAACACAGGAAATACCAGTAGGCAGAGTGGGCAGTTTGCTTAAGAACAGTGAAACTAAAGCTGAGTTACATGAAAAACACAGAGATCTGGGAGGTGCTGGCTCTCAGTCAAACACTGCATCTCCAAAAGGGGAACAAGAAACAATGCTGCAGGATCTGTCACCATGTGGCACAATAAATCTGTTAAATGGTGGGCTTTTTCCATGTGTGTAGCTGCTGATTCTTATCTACATACAGCAGTCACCAGTGACAATACCAGTATGGAGCCTCTTGCTCCTTTTGTTCCCTGGCCTCGTTCCTCtcttgtttgtggaatttttagaGCAGATGGGAAATAAAAGCACTGGTGAGCAGCTCAGGACCAAGGAGCACTCAGAAGTCCTGAGTGGAGACATGGATGTCAGTGTGAATCCTGACATTCATTATGAACCACTTTCTGGAGACTCTGATCAAGACCCTTGCAGTGACCGCAGAAATCCCAAAGTGGACGAGGATAACCCCTGTACTTTGCAATGTATTCgcaccaagaaaaaagaagatgctTCAGAAGATGCTTATGACTCTTTTCCAAGCCTAACCACTAATGATAACAAGGATTGGGGCTGCTCAAATCAAGTTCCAGGGTTAGAGACAAGCCTTCCTCCCAGAAACTGGTCAATTGGATTAAAGAAAGAAGATTAATGTGTGCCATGTTACATCCAAATCCGAGATCTCCATGGCATCCACAGGACTTACGCTAACTTCACAGTAACTAAAGAGCTCAAAGATACCACGAGAACATTGCACAGCTCGAGGAGGCACTCCAGTTTCACTGCAAAGTATGAGTTGCTCAGGTTCTGGACAAAtacttgtcaggtggcagataaccTCACCCAGAGTACTTTAGATCTggaatatctgcattttgcacataaactaaaacaaatggTGAAGAGAGGAGATCCTCAGCATTCTGACTTTTCCAGTAACGTCTTTCCAGAAGAGTCGCCCCTCCAGATCACTGCTGgagcttttcctttaacaaaaCCACCTGAGACCCCTGTTCTACATCCTGCATCCCGGAACTGGAGTCCCCTTATAGTAACAGTCACACACTCAGATGCTGGACAGCAGGGTCAGCACATGAGAGACCTCACATCCAGCAATTTGGACAATCCTTCCTTTTGGAAAGAGAGGTGTGGTCACAGTACACAGCATCTTTCaaattctgaaagaaatcagGCTGTTTCATTCTGTCTCCCCAAGGTGAAATATAAGAGCCCTTTGAAAGAATCCCAGAGCAATATTTCACTTATTCACAGCAAATATGCTGAACTTAATAAGGTGGTAATGAATCGCAGCCAAGTCATTTCCAAGATAAAGAGTCCAGTATGTTTTCTGGAGAAGCCACGCCTCAAGAGATGTATTCATCTTTGCCAAGAAGGCCAGCCTCCTATAAAGACATGATTACAGACTTGTGCACCAGTCTGCATGCCAAGCTGAAGAGTGTGGTCAGAGAGGCTTGTAAACGGACCTTCCTGTTCTACCTCGTGGAGACAGAAGACAAGTCATTCTTAGTAAGAACAAAGGTAAAGTGCCGTATTTTCTTATACTTCATATTCTTTTGATTGCCATCTAATTTTAGTTTACTTTAGAAGTAATAACTGTGGCATTTTTGGCCTCAGAAAGAATCATGATACCAAGTGGCATTTGAATTTCACAGCTGTCTTTATCTGCATACAAAATATTATGCTATATTTGTACTATATCTGAAGATGTGTATGGTGTTCCAGAGTTACTATGGTGACTAATTTTCATGAAGTTACCAGTGTAGACAAACTCTTACTCAAATGTGAACAAAGCCTTCCAAAggtaaaattcagatttttaaaaatttattacctGTGTTCCCCCATTAGTATGGACAGTTGAGAGGGGCCTCTTTTGGTTTGggatgtactttttaatttgaatattagGATCACTGATGTTCTGGTGAGAACACAGTGttatatataaatgatttaaCCATGGTAAAATTCTAATTTGGTGGGAGTCAGAAtctgtcttcatttcttcattagcTTCCTTATTTTATCCTCTATTTTGGGGAAAGacagcattctctctctctttgcactTTTAAGATAGAATTTCAGGTTTATATAAAGGCTGCAGAAATGGCACCCTTTGCCCATATACCCCCACTGTTCACTTTCCTGAGCCATTTGAAAATGGTGGTATTCATGGCATCCCACCACCCCTTAAAACATGTCACCTTCAGGCTATGAGACTGAGGCTACTGTGCCAAGGTGGTGATGTGTGTCTTACCTGAGGGGGAAGGGGCACTTCTGTATGGCCACAGCCCTGTGAGCTAGCTTTCCTGAAGCCAGGACTGAGCACGCAGGCAGGGTGCTCATCAGGTTCCAGGCACCACCGTCTTTCTGCGTTTCACATATTCTCCTGGCTTGTCCTTTCCATTGTCTCTCAGTTCCCATCAGTTTGGGATGGTTCTTCTGtcatttcttatcatttgtgaCTTTGCCAGTTTTGAAGACTGTAAGCTAATTATTTGAGAGGATTTCCTTCAGTTTGTGTTCATCTGTGACTTCCTTGGGATTTCTGCATTTTAGGTGAGAATACCCAGATAGAATGATCTCGCTCGGTGCATTCTATTGGGAGGCACACTATGTTGATTTGTCCCAATCCTGGTGTATTATTAGCCTTTTTCACTTGGTTAAGATTGTTTCTGCCAAGTTCCTCCAATGTAAAGTTAATTTGTAAGCATGTTTAGTTACCCACAAGTGGG
It encodes the following:
- the LOC140845598 gene encoding LOW QUALITY PROTEIN: protein TASOR 2-like (The sequence of the model RefSeq protein was modified relative to this genomic sequence to represent the inferred CDS: inserted 10 bases in 9 codons; deleted 6 bases in 6 codons; substituted 6 bases at 6 genomic stop codons) — translated: YDINREQNYVKNSGGILDENELRPPSQLHSFLEKTETGFISEEIFETVSLSSDSLFQRAVSILHTSYLDSASEHGFQYSQVTLVKNDIFLNEYKTFYQEKKXNNYTEEDLKETYGFLLSETENQAKLVCQRGLHVGSSAVTTLGDPAKGVYISKYSDYLQARPWHPGKPGYVVIFNLIKYYLYELSGSTVTEQPGQLCPYAVVAFQYREPKRMAVAAQKSVFELRENVLSPWKGKLIIHGCLLCDITLWSSYGSVVPAXVPYELDFKYIMKVSSLRKRLPEAAFRKQNYLEEKVCSQDLYFNMYEVELSNKQGDKIDKLTEYIQNMQLAIIKCIEDRGFFILLTSSALTSETNFGDDQMALHGLHLFHSSPSTELKELKVEDDISLKVMPVLPALNCALLEAQKSFPEEGICPNTLVKHNFQELYKVDQSPSLTAASQDGLKETASSGQIVSSGFELASPAEKCPLHALTQLKSYFSDPSGYILEVSTVLDLLAECPQSPFISVEICDAGFSLVMIPDSEFLDSEAEVRKETEREKNSGEMLKARQGTLVQVSPASNLRVQPKRKASMLPMEQSXRVNFPKRTAGASKRVDSPGTLSLVKGHFPQKRKRGQRNLCRLVNEQLVKTVVFSKGETSSQLQSEISSDGQENAISINTAQPESIIVAPGDPPKNSLVSCDSQALNMLADLALSAAASPTPSSEPRNLPCPSGLPPSEVLPSKEYSSHGTSDHEYHRGAKSQKGGPLPKPSADKSNPPSDSTVDQEEGSLVPSTQAPVGTHVALPEETLKRPDASQSSFVAVEHSYALLLAKHSKKHLQQRVAGPAFVKNGTKGPEAGTPVGKVMLFRHQQNTSTLQKLSEDPLLQRKSRLLSSSLRDFYCCHTVFSCDGSFKVTFTCEAEYVFSLDSKYTNNPLGKAVVRALHGPWNTDLXDNVEEVKLILQRWMAXFYSSQSKLIESSRKVMEHRSPTKFVSINSTLDSLEVGVLEELPGAERCNPLLETDETPRGHTAIVSFPDTHSLLPFIKPPPARGLELWVHNEPKEGFAGEGHSDTPESQNFIYSCSNEVIGGKAKQESSDKLETPSLVPFGIGSTQTNEPSLPGEDTALEPLDSTRVTSYNGVPQVTFTKTHDGISSQPVICQXSVYSTLESKVGVFQATMQTKPGASQGLIQHSGLINNESQPSLEGKDDTGYVMINLDPVTLTFGKNTYVPIPTELMKQVAPAMSLXHPGSTFEKARXLRDMPSLAMSGQKDPKCLCSSSVSRVAPAEELCSLQKETPDPGSSSPSGNSVVNEALSLGKSSSYSSPLEEVKLSQEFSLQTQSLFSVSPEGVTEPSPIEEVVSSASVSLEKNYALTRIPPISATPHGASELKDEVGLSSEKRNFESCSSFSKQTSLCLNQRRSALXLSEEDSDINLTLTISPLTSPREEMPAGEIEQHQEAPLLNLELQEMTEEIIESEEVTLRANREGNSTSYTSVHPTVSEKAVENERESGNLQTVTLVLSKDTSALQITEEVNVTSDFPFGSLIEEVPPASSPDPQVPVEVRQVPSQAVSPFCLKLPDTQYXNWDKFSQIEAGDLAITEEDNSFVSPPHPGGGQGHLPWIQQMQLCAEMPLILNRHHGREDRCSTPPSKVTEDIIPSECDEGFFPSDKAPCCDREFDQPALAASSTHEFRPSLEKWVTSGNPLQXSVENRNLVLNHLVLATSEPPSSPRKIIENKSVADTFSSTTVPDDIENVSFEQETSPKSIKKRLLCSDLKTNEGSYMQTQSLSFDSVDGADVLQAHLCSETPRLDWSSGSTPLAHFTRPINIELGFQTQEIPVGRVGSLLKNSETKAELHEKHRDLGGAGSQSNTASPKGEQETMLQDLSPCGTINLLNGGLXSMCVAADSYLHTAVTSDNTSMEPLAPFVPWPRSSLVCGIXLEQMGNKSTGEQLRTKEHSEVLSGDMDVSVNPDIHYEPLSGDSDQDPCSDRRNPKVDEDNPCTLQCIRTKKKEDASEDAYDSFPSLTTNDNKDWGCSNQVPGLETSLPPRNWSIGLKKEDXCVPCYIQIRDLHGIHRTYANFTVTKELKDTTRTLHSSRRHSSFTAKYELLRFWTNTCQVADNLTQSTLDLEYLHFAHKLKQMVKRGDPQHSDFSSNVFPEESPLQITAGAFPLTKPPETPVLHPASRNWSPLIVTVTHSDAGQQGQHMRDLTSSNLDNPSFWKERCGHSTQHLSNSERNQAVSFCLPKVKYKSPLKESQSNISLIHSKYAELNKVVMNRSQVXFQDKESSMFSGEATPQEMYSSLPRRPASYKDMITDLCTSLHAKLKSVVREACKRTFLFYLVETEDKSFLVRTKAVEDACASAVSASRSTGFCGMPIHWEAGLQAVLSWGSRQNTAQMPPCWLQVCRDRSSALRVKQKGSAEVSEQGSVPGAQHLLSRNKSVHDG